One Formosa sp. Hel3_A1_48 genomic window, AGCGCTTTACCGCAGTCTGAGACAAGAGGTGCCTACAGAATACTACAACTTACCAATAGGCAAAGCAGCACTGATAAGAACGGGAAGTGCTGTTACTGTAATTTCATATGGTGCAGCTGTACATTGGGCGATTGAAACTTTGGAAAATAACCCTGATATTTCTGCAGATTTAATTGATCTACGTTCACTTCAACCTTTGGATTATGACAGTATTCTGAACTCTGTTAAAAAAACAAACAGAGTTATTATCTTACAAGAAGATTCTCTCTTTGGCGGAATAGCTAGCGATTTATCGGCTTACATTATGGAAAATGCTTTCGAGTATCTTGATGCAGCGGTACAACGTGTAGGGAGTTTGGATACTCCTATACCGTTTGCAAATTCGCTCGAACAGCAGTATCTTGCGAAGCGAACTTTTGAGACTTCCCTCAAATCGCTTTTGGAATATTAAAATGGATTATATTCAACTCTTTATCGATGCTTTTTTAGGCACTGTAAAATGGACATGGCGCTCCATCATTTTTGACGTACCATGGCAGCGTAATTATTTCTGGGGGTTAATTGTGATTTCAATCGCTGTATTTGCTTTAGAAATTATGTTCCCATGGCGCAAAGGACAGAAAATTTTTCGAAAAGATTTTTGGCTAGACGGATTTTATATGTTTTTTAATTTCTTCATTTTTACTGTCTTCATTAGTGGGTTTTACAAATGTATTTCTAAGTTTTCCACTGACGTCCTCGCATTAAAAATGACTAGTCTTTCCATTATTGATTTATCCGATTTCCAACCAGTAGTTCAACTGCTTTTATTTTTTGTGGTTTTGGATTTTGTTCAATGGTTTACGCATACGCTTTTGCACCGTTATGACTTTTTGTGGAAATTTCACAAAGTTCATCACTCTGTCAAAGAAATGGGTTTTGCTGCGCATTTGCGCTACCATTGGATGGAAAATATTTTGTACAAACCCCTTAAAGTTTTAGCACTTATGCTTTTAGGTGGCTTTCAACCTGAGCAAGCTTATGTAGTTCATTTTTTGGCAATTGCCATTGGTCATCTAAATCACGCCAACCTAAAGCTGGATTATGGGCCATTAAAATATATTCTGAATAATCCCATTATGCACTTGTACCACCACGCTTATTCCCTTCCTGAATCGTTTAAAAACGGTGCAAATTTTGCCATCAGCTTAAGCCTTTGGGATTTTATTTTTAAAACTAATTATGTCCCAAAACCCGATAAAAACCTTCGTCTTGGCTACAATGACGACGCCAAAATGCCAAAGAGCTTTTGGGGGCAGTTGAGGTACGGGTTTCGCAAAGACGATTGATGGATTATTTGCGGTTTGCGCTTATAAAATCCATAATTAAAGCTGAAATTAATTTCCCTACATTATAATCTCTTTTTTTCGGCTTTAATTTTGGTGCGGCCTCACAAATATGTAAGTAAGTAGCTTTCGTATTTTTAGCCAATTTGAATACAAATTGCCGTGCTTCTGTAGTGCTAAATCCAGTAGGGCTCATGGCGCTGCTTGGGCAATGGGCTATAGCATCACAGTCGATTTCTACGCCGTAGGGGTCTATACTAATAAACTTATATCCTTTTTCCAATGCCTTTTCAACAGAAATTTCCTTTCGGACATGTATTTGTTCAAATGAAACAAATGCTATGTTTTTGTTGTTGTCAATTGTTTTATAAATAGATTCAGAGGTGTAATTTTCATGCATTCCGAAAATAAAATAACGTTCCAAAAACCCTTCATCCATAGCGTAGCTGAAGCCGTTACCACTATGTCGGCCTTCCAATGCTCGGAAATCAGTATGAGCATCAAAATTGATGGCATTCATTTTGGATTTTAAAGCCAATGCACACCCTTTAATCATCCCATACGCGTTGTTATGTCCACCGCCAATTGCAATAGGAATTTTTCCTTTCTTTTTTATTAAATGCACTAAGTTAGTAACCTCTGCATCAATGATATTGACTTTTTTCTGAAGCTTTTTGATATCTTTTTGATCTTTTGATTTTTGGTCTATTTCATCAAAATTAAAATGGCCTAAAATGAGAAGTTTAGCGGGATTTGTAAATCGATTTGACTGTATATTTAAAAGGCTGTTTAGAACGACATTCCATGCCTTTTTTGTACCGCATTTACCGAAGTTTGCACGCACACCAATATCTTCAGAAATACCAAATAAAACAAACTCAGTTTTTGATTTATTTAGCTGTTCTTCAATGGTTTGTTTTGGATTTCTAAAGGAAATATTCTCAAAAAACTTAGCTTCTCCTTTTCGTTTCTGAACTAGTTTTTGTGCTTTCTTTTCCGTTAAAGGGTTGAAATAATCCATTGTTATAATTTATTCAATAAATTGACCATTGAGCATTACATTGTGTACTGGGTTATTGCCAAATTCGTAAGGAATTTGATTGTAGGA contains:
- a CDS encoding sterol desaturase family protein produces the protein MDYIQLFIDAFLGTVKWTWRSIIFDVPWQRNYFWGLIVISIAVFALEIMFPWRKGQKIFRKDFWLDGFYMFFNFFIFTVFISGFYKCISKFSTDVLALKMTSLSIIDLSDFQPVVQLLLFFVVLDFVQWFTHTLLHRYDFLWKFHKVHHSVKEMGFAAHLRYHWMENILYKPLKVLALMLLGGFQPEQAYVVHFLAIAIGHLNHANLKLDYGPLKYILNNPIMHLYHHAYSLPESFKNGANFAISLSLWDFIFKTNYVPKPDKNLRLGYNDDAKMPKSFWGQLRYGFRKDD
- a CDS encoding formimidoylglutamase, producing the protein MDYFNPLTEKKAQKLVQKRKGEAKFFENISFRNPKQTIEEQLNKSKTEFVLFGISEDIGVRANFGKCGTKKAWNVVLNSLLNIQSNRFTNPAKLLILGHFNFDEIDQKSKDQKDIKKLQKKVNIIDAEVTNLVHLIKKKGKIPIAIGGGHNNAYGMIKGCALALKSKMNAINFDAHTDFRALEGRHSGNGFSYAMDEGFLERYFIFGMHENYTSESIYKTIDNNKNIAFVSFEQIHVRKEISVEKALEKGYKFISIDPYGVEIDCDAIAHCPSSAMSPTGFSTTEARQFVFKLAKNTKATYLHICEAAPKLKPKKRDYNVGKLISALIMDFISANRK